The Roseofilum reptotaenium CS-1145 genomic sequence GGGGATATGACGATTTTCGCACTCCCCAAGGGGAAATTATTCAGACTTTATTGAGACAAGAAGATGCCCTCGTCGTCATGCCCACTGGTGGCGGAAAATCCATTTGTTTTCAACTTCCTGCCCTCCTGCAAAACGGAGTAACCTTAGTTGTTTCTCCGCTCGTGGCACTGATGGAAAACCAAGTACAAGAACTGCGACAACGGAACCTCAAAGCTGCTTCTATCCATAGCGAACAGCCCACGTATGTCCGGAAACAGGTCTTCCGACAGCTTGAAGAGCAGAAACTGAGATTACTCTATCTTTCTCCAGAAACCTTATTCAGTCCTCCCGTTTGGGATCGACTTTGTTTACCCAAACTTAAGATTAATGGATTCATTTTAGATGAGGCCCATTGTTTGGTTCAGTGGGGGGAAACCTTTCGCCCCGCTTATCGCCGGTTGGGTGCAGTTCGTTCGGCTTTATTAAAGCATAAACCTAGAGGGACAAAATTGGCGATCACCGCCTTTACCGCGACTGCTGATTCCTACACCCAATCGATTCTCAAAGAAGTATTGGATCTGCAAGATCCGCAAACGTTTCTCCTCAATCCTTATCGGGAAAATCTCCATTTAAGCGTTAAAATTGCTTGGTCACCCAGAGGACGCAAAAACCAAATTTTGCAGGTTCTCAAACGATCGAATGAGGAAAGTGGGTTAATCTATGTTCGCACCCGCAAA encodes the following:
- a CDS encoding RecQ family ATP-dependent DNA helicase gives rise to the protein MEFEQVRAAFQQIWGYDDFRTPQGEIIQTLLRQEDALVVMPTGGGKSICFQLPALLQNGVTLVVSPLVALMENQVQELRQRNLKAASIHSEQPTYVRKQVFRQLEEQKLRLLYLSPETLFSPPVWDRLCLPKLKINGFILDEAHCLVQWGETFRPAYRRLGAVRSALLKHKPRGTKLAITAFTATADSYTQSILKEVLDLQDPQTFLLNPYRENLHLSVKIAWSPRGRKNQILQVLKRSNEESGLIYVRTRKDSEMLSQWLQQHQLTTAAYHAGLSPEQRRTIENQWFEEDVQAVVCTSAFGMGINKPNVRWVMHYHPPLLLSEYMQEVGRAGRDGQLARAITLISEPTGWLDPGDKQRQNYFIGQQRSLQQVAQSLTYTLPPQGDVRQLSQSYRQAPLALSVLHSQGKLQWHSPFHYEILSSSSSSALDNNQAIRKMQRYLITCGCRWKFLLEAFGFKVADNYRCLHCDRCEFMGR